Proteins found in one Pectobacterium atrosepticum genomic segment:
- a CDS encoding YqgE/AlgH family protein, which produces MNLQHHFLIAMPALQDSVFKRSVVYICEHNEDGAMGLIINKPMDQFSVENVLEKLKIDPTPRDPAIRLDKPVFIGGPLADDRGFILHTPCSDFGSSISISEDTMITTSKDVLETLGTLKQPKNTLVALGYSAWENGQLEEELLENAWLTTPADKDILFHTPIAERWRAAARKLGIDIHNISTEAGHA; this is translated from the coding sequence ATGAATTTACAGCATCACTTCCTCATTGCTATGCCAGCACTACAGGACTCTGTATTTAAACGTTCGGTGGTCTATATCTGCGAACATAATGAAGACGGAGCCATGGGGCTGATCATCAACAAACCGATGGATCAGTTTTCTGTGGAGAATGTGCTGGAAAAGCTAAAAATAGATCCAACACCGCGCGATCCTGCCATACGGTTAGATAAGCCCGTTTTTATCGGTGGCCCACTGGCGGATGACCGTGGCTTTATCCTGCATACGCCCTGCTCCGACTTTGGTTCCAGCATCAGTATTTCTGAGGACACCATGATCACCACCTCAAAAGACGTGCTGGAAACGTTAGGCACCCTCAAACAGCCGAAAAATACGCTGGTCGCCTTAGGCTATTCCGCCTGGGAGAACGGGCAGTTGGAAGAAGAGCTGCTAGAGAATGCCTGGCTGACGACGCCGGCCGATAAAGATATTCTGTTCCACACGCCCATTGCAGAACGCTGGCGAGCGGCTGCCAGAAAGTTGGGCATCGATATTCATAATATCTCCACCGAAGCAGGACATGCCTGA
- the ruvX gene encoding Holliday junction resolvase RuvX — translation MSNRTLLAFDFGTKSIGVAIGQEITGTARALTSFKAQEGIPDWQKVEKLLSEWQPDLVVVGLPLNMDGTEQPLTARARKFANRLHGRFGVAIELHDERLSTVEARADLFERGGFKALDKGSVDAASAVIILESWFEAQH, via the coding sequence ATGAGCAACAGAACCCTTCTTGCCTTTGATTTTGGGACAAAAAGTATCGGCGTGGCAATCGGTCAGGAAATTACCGGGACGGCACGTGCACTGACATCGTTCAAAGCGCAGGAAGGGATACCCGACTGGCAAAAAGTGGAGAAGCTGTTGTCAGAATGGCAGCCAGATCTGGTCGTCGTCGGCCTGCCGCTTAACATGGATGGCACCGAGCAACCGCTGACGGCACGGGCGCGGAAATTTGCTAATCGACTGCATGGTCGTTTCGGCGTCGCTATTGAGCTACACGATGAACGGCTGAGTACAGTGGAAGCACGTGCCGATCTCTTCGAACGCGGCGGCTTTAAAGCGCTGGATAAAGGTAGCGTAGATGCGGCTTCTGCGGTGATTATTCTGGAAAGCTGGTTCGAAGCACAACATTAA
- a CDS encoding class 1 fructose-bisphosphatase, with the protein MKTLGEFIVEKQHDFSHATGELTALLSAIKLGAKIIHRDINKAGLVDILGASGISNVQGEVQMKLDLYANEKLKAALKARGEVAGIASEEEDEIVIFEGDKAENAKYVVLMDPLDGSSNIDVNVSVGTIFSIYRRITPLGTSVTEADFLQPGSQQVAAGYIVYGSSTMLVYTTGHGVHAFTYDPSLGVFCLSHEKVCFPEKGNMYSINEGNYIKFPSGVKKYIKYCQEQDEETQRPYTSRYIGSLVADFHRNLLKGGIYLYPSTASYPKGKLRLLYECNPMAFLAEQAGGKASDGKHRILDITPEKLHQRSPFFVGTESMVDDVERFIREFPDA; encoded by the coding sequence ATGAAAACGTTAGGCGAATTTATCGTCGAAAAACAGCACGATTTCTCTCACGCCACAGGTGAGCTTACCGCGCTGCTGTCTGCTATTAAACTGGGCGCCAAGATTATTCACCGTGATATCAATAAAGCAGGTTTGGTTGATATCTTGGGTGCCAGCGGTATTTCTAATGTTCAGGGCGAAGTGCAGATGAAGCTCGATCTGTATGCCAATGAGAAACTGAAAGCTGCATTAAAAGCGCGTGGTGAAGTAGCAGGTATCGCTTCTGAAGAAGAAGACGAAATCGTCATCTTTGAAGGTGATAAGGCAGAAAACGCTAAATATGTGGTTCTGATGGACCCGCTGGACGGCTCGTCGAATATTGATGTGAACGTCTCTGTCGGTACGATTTTCTCTATTTATCGCCGTATTACGCCGCTGGGAACCTCCGTCACGGAAGCTGACTTCTTGCAGCCGGGTAGCCAGCAGGTTGCTGCGGGCTACATCGTTTACGGTTCTTCCACCATGCTGGTGTACACCACGGGTCACGGCGTTCACGCTTTTACCTACGATCCGTCGCTCGGTGTATTCTGCCTCTCGCATGAAAAAGTTTGCTTCCCAGAAAAAGGGAATATGTATTCCATCAACGAAGGAAACTACATCAAGTTTCCTTCCGGCGTGAAGAAATACATCAAATACTGTCAGGAGCAGGATGAAGAGACGCAGCGTCCTTATACGTCGCGTTATATCGGTTCACTGGTAGCGGATTTCCATCGTAACCTGCTGAAAGGCGGGATTTACCTGTATCCGAGCACGGCGAGCTATCCGAAAGGCAAACTGCGTTTGCTGTACGAATGCAACCCGATGGCATTTCTGGCGGAGCAGGCGGGTGGTAAGGCTAGCGACGGTAAACACCGCATTCTGGATATCACGCCAGAGAAACTGCATCAGCGCTCACCGTTCTTCGTGGGAACAGAATCCATGGTTGATGACGTCGAACGTTTCATCCGTGAATTTCCAGATGCTTAA
- the mpl gene encoding UDP-N-acetylmuramate:L-alanyl-gamma-D-glutamyl-meso-diaminopimelate ligase, protein MRIHILGICGTFMGGLALLARSLGHDVTGSDANVYPPMSTLLEEQGIILIQGYDPAQLSPAPDLVIIGNAMTRGNPCVEAVLEQGLPYVSGPQWLHDYVLRDRWVIAVAGTHGKTTTAGMVTWILEDCGYQPGFVIGGVPGNFTVSARLGDSPFMVLEADEYDCAFFDKRSKFVHYCPRTLVLNNLEFDHADIFDDLKAIQKQFHHLVRLVPGSGKIILPTNDITLKQVMAMGCWSEQELVGEEGVWRAQKVAIDASQYQVYLNNELVGEVHWKLVGEHNMHNGLMAIAAAHHVGVLPADACRALGGFINARRRLELRGTEHGVTVYDDFAHHPTAILATLSALRSKVGGTARILAVLEPRSNTMKLGMCKNELAPSLGRADEVFLFQPTHIPWQVVEVAEACVQPAHWSADIDTLVENIVKTAQPGDHILVMSNGGFSNIHNKLLEGLKKKEQKVKDAQESL, encoded by the coding sequence ATGCGTATTCATATTTTAGGTATCTGCGGCACCTTTATGGGTGGCCTTGCCCTACTCGCACGCTCGCTGGGGCATGACGTCACGGGCTCAGATGCGAATGTTTATCCTCCCATGAGTACCTTACTTGAAGAGCAGGGAATCATACTGATTCAGGGATACGACCCCGCACAACTTTCTCCCGCCCCCGACCTAGTCATCATCGGTAATGCGATGACGCGCGGAAACCCGTGCGTCGAAGCCGTACTGGAACAGGGGCTACCCTATGTTTCCGGTCCACAGTGGCTGCATGATTATGTACTGCGCGATCGCTGGGTGATTGCCGTTGCGGGAACGCATGGCAAAACAACCACGGCAGGGATGGTCACCTGGATTCTGGAAGATTGCGGTTACCAGCCCGGCTTTGTGATCGGCGGCGTTCCCGGCAACTTCACCGTTTCCGCACGATTGGGTGACAGCCCGTTCATGGTGCTTGAAGCCGATGAATACGACTGTGCCTTCTTCGACAAACGCTCCAAATTCGTCCATTACTGTCCAAGAACGCTGGTACTCAACAACCTTGAGTTCGATCACGCCGACATCTTTGACGATCTGAAAGCCATTCAGAAACAATTCCACCATCTTGTTCGACTGGTGCCCGGCAGCGGGAAGATCATCCTGCCAACCAACGACATTACTCTCAAACAGGTGATGGCGATGGGATGCTGGAGTGAACAGGAACTGGTCGGCGAAGAAGGCGTTTGGCGGGCACAGAAAGTGGCCATCGATGCCAGCCAATATCAGGTTTACCTGAACAATGAACTCGTCGGTGAAGTCCACTGGAAATTGGTGGGTGAACACAACATGCACAACGGGCTGATGGCCATCGCTGCCGCACATCACGTCGGCGTACTACCCGCAGATGCCTGCCGCGCGCTGGGTGGATTTATCAACGCGCGCCGTCGCCTTGAGTTACGCGGTACGGAGCATGGCGTCACAGTTTATGACGATTTTGCACACCACCCTACCGCAATTCTGGCTACGCTGTCGGCACTACGCAGCAAAGTGGGTGGTACAGCCCGTATTTTGGCCGTACTGGAACCTCGTTCGAACACCATGAAATTGGGGATGTGCAAAAACGAACTGGCTCCATCATTAGGCCGTGCCGATGAAGTATTCCTCTTTCAGCCGACGCATATTCCGTGGCAGGTCGTAGAAGTCGCGGAAGCCTGCGTACAGCCCGCTCACTGGAGCGCGGATATTGATACGCTGGTAGAAAACATCGTCAAGACTGCACAGCCAGGCGACCATATTCTGGTCATGAGCAACGGCGGGTTCAGTAACATTCACAATAAACTGCTGGAAGGCCTGAAGAAAAAAGAGCAGAAGGTGAAAGACGCTCAAGAATCACTGTAA
- a CDS encoding DUF2684 family protein, with protein sequence MASRTASEIWSAILSGCPSETDSDVKRCLAMSFFTFKSKPLSSVSVNQYRRINIWMAILGHLLVSVPVVFRISSPSSFYHRPFFLLQEMTGSNFHFAFPVACRYKRRTVAYRVYAATCECLIDS encoded by the coding sequence ATGGCGTCGAGAACCGCATCAGAAATCTGGTCAGCAATTTTATCAGGGTGTCCTTCAGAGACTGACTCGGACGTAAAAAGGTGTTTAGCCATGAGTTTCTTTACCTTCAAATCAAAGCCGTTAAGCAGTGTATCAGTTAATCAGTATAGACGGATTAACATCTGGATGGCTATTCTAGGTCACCTTTTGGTCTCAGTGCCAGTAGTTTTTCGCATTAGCTCGCCATCGTCCTTTTATCATCGGCCGTTTTTTCTTTTACAAGAGATGACTGGCAGTAATTTTCATTTTGCTTTTCCAGTAGCATGTAGGTATAAACGGCGAACTGTAGCGTATAGGGTATATGCTGCGACATGTGAATGTCTTATTGATAGCTAA
- the metK gene encoding methionine adenosyltransferase, whose translation MAKHLFTSESVSEGHPDKIADQISDAVLDAILEQDPKARVACETYVKTGMVLVGGEITTSAWVDIEEITRRTVRDIGYVNSEMGFDANSCAVLSAIGKQSPDINQGVDRRDPLEQGAGDQGLMFGYATNETDVLMPAPVTYAHRLVHRQSEVRKSGSLPWLRPDAKSQVTFLYDDGKIAGIDAVVLSTQHSEDVSQKDLHEAVMEEIIKPVLPAEWLSASTKYFINPTGRFVIGGPMGDCGLTGRKIIVDTYGGAARHGGGAFSGKDPSKVDRSAAYAARYVAKNIVAAGLADRCEIQVSYAIGVAEPTSIMIETFGTEKVSTEQLTLLVREFFDLRPYGLIQMLDLLHPIYQETAAYGHFGREHFPWEKTDKAAQLREAAGL comes from the coding sequence ATGGCTAAACACCTTTTTACGTCCGAGTCAGTCTCTGAAGGACACCCTGATAAAATTGCTGACCAGATTTCTGATGCGGTTCTCGACGCCATTCTGGAGCAAGACCCAAAAGCGCGTGTCGCTTGTGAGACTTATGTAAAGACCGGGATGGTGTTAGTCGGTGGTGAAATTACTACCAGCGCCTGGGTCGACATTGAAGAAATTACCCGTCGTACCGTACGTGATATCGGTTATGTCAATTCTGAAATGGGCTTTGATGCCAACTCCTGTGCCGTACTGAGCGCAATTGGCAAGCAGTCTCCTGACATCAATCAGGGCGTTGACCGCCGCGATCCGTTAGAACAAGGCGCAGGCGACCAGGGTCTGATGTTCGGTTACGCGACCAACGAAACCGACGTACTGATGCCAGCCCCTGTGACTTATGCACACCGTCTGGTTCATCGCCAGTCAGAAGTCCGCAAGAGCGGTTCTCTGCCGTGGCTGCGTCCTGATGCGAAAAGCCAGGTTACGTTCCTGTACGACGATGGCAAGATTGCCGGTATTGATGCTGTGGTGCTGTCTACCCAGCATTCAGAAGACGTTAGCCAGAAAGATCTGCATGAAGCGGTGATGGAAGAGATCATCAAACCGGTTCTGCCTGCAGAGTGGCTGTCTGCCAGCACCAAATATTTCATCAACCCAACTGGACGCTTTGTTATCGGCGGCCCAATGGGTGACTGCGGTCTGACGGGTCGTAAAATCATCGTTGATACTTACGGCGGCGCGGCGCGGCACGGCGGCGGTGCATTCTCCGGTAAAGATCCGTCTAAAGTAGACCGTTCTGCTGCCTATGCCGCACGCTATGTTGCCAAAAATATCGTTGCTGCTGGCCTGGCCGATCGCTGCGAGATTCAGGTGTCCTACGCTATCGGCGTGGCGGAACCAACATCCATCATGATCGAAACCTTCGGCACAGAGAAAGTGTCCACCGAGCAACTGACGCTGCTGGTGCGCGAATTCTTCGATTTGCGTCCTTATGGCTTAATCCAGATGCTGGATCTGCTGCATCCGATTTATCAGGAAACGGCAGCTTATGGTCACTTTGGCCGTGAGCATTTCCCGTGGGAAAAAACAGACAAAGCCGCGCAGCTGCGTGAAGCTGCTGGTCTGTAA
- a CDS encoding glutathione synthase, producing MIKLGIVMDPIDTINIKKDTSFAMLLEAQRRGWELHYMEMNDLYMHAGVARATTRRLSVQYDYDGWYDFSGEQDIALEELDVVLMRKDPPFDTEFIYATYILERAEEKGTLIVNKPQSLRDCNEKIFTAWFPHLTPDTLVTRRADKLRQFHEKHGDVILKPLDGMGGASIFRLKQDDANVSVIIETLTEHASRYCMAQNYLPAIKDGDKRVLVVDGEPVPYCLARIPKSGETRGNLAAGGRGEARPLTESDWKIARDVAPTLKAKGLIFVGLDIIGDRLTEINVTSPTCVREIEAAYPDVSITGMLMDAIEKRLAARTH from the coding sequence ATGATCAAACTCGGTATCGTGATGGACCCGATTGACACCATCAATATCAAGAAAGACACCAGCTTTGCCATGCTGCTGGAAGCACAGCGCCGTGGTTGGGAACTGCATTATATGGAGATGAACGATCTTTATATGCACGCTGGCGTCGCGCGTGCAACAACACGTCGCCTGAGCGTCCAGTACGATTACGACGGCTGGTACGATTTCTCCGGCGAGCAGGATATTGCACTGGAAGAGTTGGATGTAGTGTTGATGCGTAAAGATCCACCGTTCGATACGGAGTTCATCTACGCCACCTATATTCTGGAACGCGCGGAAGAGAAAGGCACGCTGATCGTCAACAAGCCGCAAAGCCTGCGCGATTGCAATGAGAAGATCTTCACCGCCTGGTTCCCACATCTAACACCCGATACGCTCGTTACGCGTCGCGCAGACAAACTGCGTCAGTTCCATGAAAAACACGGCGACGTTATTCTCAAACCGCTCGACGGCATGGGCGGCGCATCTATTTTTCGTTTGAAGCAGGATGACGCCAACGTCTCAGTCATCATCGAAACCCTGACTGAACACGCCAGCCGCTACTGCATGGCGCAAAACTACCTGCCTGCGATTAAAGATGGCGACAAGCGCGTGCTGGTAGTCGATGGCGAACCCGTTCCTTATTGTCTGGCACGTATCCCTAAAAGCGGTGAGACACGCGGTAATCTGGCCGCCGGTGGTCGCGGTGAAGCGCGTCCGCTGACCGAAAGCGACTGGAAAATTGCCCGCGACGTCGCCCCGACGTTAAAGGCGAAAGGCCTGATTTTCGTCGGTCTGGACATCATCGGTGACCGTCTAACAGAAATTAACGTCACTAGCCCGACCTGCGTGCGTGAAATCGAAGCTGCCTACCCGGATGTTTCTATCACCGGCATGCTGATGGACGCCATTGAAAAACGTCTGGCTGCACGTACTCACTAA
- a CDS encoding SprT family zinc-dependent metalloprotease has translation MNTPRIPIASHQAVMRCLRDKLQQANLTLQTDYTEPAVSYQQRGATAGTAWLQHWEIRLNPVLLQENQQTFIDEVVPHELAHLLVYARFGRVAPHGKEWRWMMENVLHVPAKRTHRFAVQSVQGKTFTYLCDCQRHELTIRRHNRVLRGETEYRCRRCGKTLRHDVKSSI, from the coding sequence ATGAACACTCCCCGAATTCCCATTGCCAGCCATCAGGCTGTGATGCGCTGTCTGCGTGATAAGTTGCAGCAGGCCAACCTCACCTTGCAGACGGACTACACCGAACCCGCGGTAAGTTACCAGCAGCGCGGCGCTACGGCAGGCACGGCGTGGCTACAACACTGGGAAATTCGGCTGAATCCTGTTTTGTTACAGGAAAACCAGCAAACCTTTATCGATGAAGTCGTTCCTCATGAGCTGGCCCATCTGCTGGTCTACGCGCGTTTTGGTCGTGTAGCTCCCCACGGCAAAGAGTGGCGTTGGATGATGGAAAACGTCCTGCACGTTCCGGCGAAGCGCACGCATCGGTTTGCAGTGCAATCCGTGCAGGGGAAGACCTTCACCTACCTCTGCGATTGCCAACGGCATGAGCTCACGATCCGTCGACACAATCGGGTGCTGCGCGGCGAAACAGAATATCGCTGCCGTCGTTGCGGGAAAACCTTACGTCATGATGTAAAAAGTTCTATTTAA
- the speA gene encoding biosynthetic arginine decarboxylase, with protein MSDDMIHHGSSATGKHENLRSMQEVAMNDRNASEMLRTYNIAWWGNNYYDVNELGHISVCPDPDVPEARVDLARLVKDMQKENHQRLPALFCFPQILQHRLRSINAAFKQARESFGYEGGYFLVYPIKVNQHRRVIESLANSGEPLGLEAGSKAELMAVLGHAGMTRTVIVCNGYKDREYIRLALIGEKLGHKVYLVIEKMSEIRLVLEEAERLNVVPRLGVRARLASQGSGKWQSSGGEKSKFGLAAIQVLQLVEMLREAGKLDSLQLLHFHLGSQLANIRDIATGVRESARFYVELHKLGVNIQCFDVGGGLGVDYEGTRSQSDCSVNYGLNEYANNVIWGIGDACNEHGLPHPTVITESGRAVTAHHTVLVSNIIGVERNEFSEPTEPEEDAPRALESLWSTWKEIKQPGKRRSLREWLHDSQMDLHDVHTQYTHGMLDLTQRAKAEQLYLSICQLIQEQLDPSNRAHRPVIDELQERMADKLYVNFSLFQSMPDAWGIDQLFPVMPLEGLDKPPERRAVLLDITCDSDGTIDHYVDGDGIATTMPMPPYDPENPPLLGFFMVGAYQEILGNMHNLFGDTSTVDVFVFQDGTVEIEESDEGNTVADMLEYVQLDPKVLMTRFRDQVKETDLDAELQAQFMEEFETGLYGYTYLEDE; from the coding sequence ATGTCTGACGACATGATTCATCACGGCTCGTCAGCGACGGGTAAACATGAAAATTTGCGCTCTATGCAGGAGGTTGCCATGAATGACCGTAATGCCAGCGAAATGCTTCGTACCTACAATATTGCCTGGTGGGGCAATAATTACTATGACGTCAATGAACTTGGCCACATTAGCGTGTGCCCGGATCCCGACGTCCCAGAAGCGCGCGTCGATCTGGCCAGACTGGTCAAAGATATGCAGAAAGAGAACCATCAGCGCCTGCCTGCGCTGTTCTGCTTTCCGCAAATTCTTCAGCATCGCCTGCGTTCTATTAACGCTGCGTTTAAACAGGCTCGCGAATCGTTTGGCTATGAAGGCGGCTACTTTCTGGTGTATCCGATCAAGGTTAACCAGCATCGTCGCGTCATTGAGTCACTGGCCAATTCCGGTGAGCCGCTGGGTCTGGAAGCCGGTTCAAAAGCTGAGCTGATGGCGGTACTGGGTCATGCCGGCATGACCCGCACTGTGATTGTGTGTAACGGCTACAAAGACCGTGAATACATCCGTCTGGCGCTGATTGGCGAAAAGCTGGGCCACAAGGTTTATTTGGTCATCGAGAAGATGTCCGAAATCCGGCTGGTGCTGGAAGAAGCTGAGCGCTTGAATGTGGTGCCGCGCCTCGGCGTCCGTGCGCGTCTGGCCTCTCAGGGATCGGGCAAGTGGCAATCCAGCGGCGGCGAAAAATCCAAGTTTGGCTTGGCGGCGATTCAGGTTCTGCAACTGGTTGAGATGCTACGTGAAGCTGGAAAGCTGGATAGCCTGCAACTGCTGCATTTCCATCTGGGATCACAGTTGGCAAATATCCGTGATATCGCGACGGGCGTGCGTGAATCCGCGCGCTTCTATGTCGAGCTGCATAAACTGGGTGTGAATATCCAGTGCTTTGACGTTGGTGGCGGTTTGGGCGTGGATTATGAAGGAACTCGTTCTCAGTCCGACTGTTCAGTCAACTATGGCCTGAACGAATACGCCAATAACGTGATTTGGGGTATCGGCGATGCCTGTAATGAACACGGGTTACCGCATCCAACGGTGATTACTGAATCCGGCCGAGCGGTCACCGCGCACCATACCGTGTTAGTTTCCAATATTATCGGGGTTGAGCGTAACGAGTTCAGCGAACCTACTGAGCCGGAAGAGGATGCCCCGCGTGCGTTGGAAAGCCTGTGGTCAACCTGGAAGGAAATCAAGCAACCAGGGAAACGCCGTTCGCTGCGTGAGTGGTTGCATGACAGCCAGATGGACTTGCACGATGTGCATACCCAGTACACGCACGGCATGTTGGATCTGACACAGCGTGCGAAGGCAGAGCAGCTTTATCTGAGCATCTGTCAGTTGATTCAGGAACAGTTGGACCCGAGCAATCGTGCGCATCGGCCAGTGATTGATGAATTACAAGAGCGGATGGCTGACAAGCTGTATGTCAACTTCTCTCTGTTCCAATCTATGCCGGATGCATGGGGTATCGATCAGCTGTTCCCAGTAATGCCGCTGGAAGGGCTGGATAAACCGCCTGAGCGTCGTGCTGTACTGCTGGACATCACCTGTGATTCTGATGGCACGATCGATCATTATGTCGATGGTGACGGAATCGCGACGACGATGCCGATGCCGCCTTACGATCCAGAAAACCCGCCGCTGCTGGGCTTCTTTATGGTCGGTGCCTATCAGGAAATTCTGGGTAACATGCATAACCTGTTTGGCGATACGTCGACCGTTGACGTGTTTGTCTTCCAGGACGGTACCGTTGAGATTGAAGAGTCTGACGAAGGGAATACGGTTGCTGACATGCTGGAATATGTGCAACTTGACCCTAAAGTACTGATGACTCGTTTCCGCGATCAGGTTAAAGAAACCGACCTGGATGCTGAACTTCAGGCGCAGTTCATGGAAGAGTTTGAAACCGGGCTGTACGGTTATACTTATTTGGAAGATGAGTAA
- a CDS encoding 16S rRNA (uracil(1498)-N(3))-methyltransferase — protein MRVPRIFHPETLPLNGGEAELSDDAANHIGRVLRMNTGQSLQLFDGSNHVFDAEIIAAGKKSVRVSFTAGKLEDKESPLHLHLGQVMSRGEKMEFTIQKSIELGVNVITPLLSERCGVKLDADRMEKKISQWQKIAVAACEQSGRNCVPLVRPAMTLEAWCAEQDNALKLNLHPRATQSINTLPLPIDRVRLLIGPEGGLTATEITMTSEHGFTDILLGPRVLRTETTALTAMTALQVRFGDLG, from the coding sequence ATGCGAGTACCACGCATTTTTCATCCCGAGACGCTCCCCCTTAACGGCGGTGAAGCCGAACTAAGCGACGATGCCGCCAACCATATTGGTCGCGTGTTACGCATGAATACCGGTCAGTCATTGCAGCTGTTTGATGGCAGCAACCATGTCTTTGATGCAGAAATCATCGCGGCTGGAAAAAAGAGTGTGCGCGTTAGCTTCACAGCAGGTAAGTTGGAAGATAAAGAATCGCCTCTACATTTGCATCTGGGACAGGTGATGTCGCGCGGCGAAAAGATGGAGTTTACCATTCAGAAATCCATCGAACTGGGCGTCAATGTTATTACTCCACTGCTTTCTGAACGCTGTGGCGTCAAACTGGATGCAGACCGTATGGAGAAAAAAATTAGCCAGTGGCAAAAAATCGCGGTTGCCGCCTGTGAACAATCTGGCCGTAACTGTGTGCCGCTGGTTCGGCCAGCGATGACGCTGGAAGCCTGGTGTGCAGAGCAAGACAACGCGCTGAAATTAAATTTGCATCCGCGCGCCACACAAAGCATCAATACGCTGCCGCTGCCGATAGATCGGGTCAGACTACTGATCGGCCCGGAAGGCGGGCTCACCGCCACTGAAATTACCATGACCTCAGAACATGGATTCACTGATATCCTGTTGGGGCCACGCGTTTTGCGCACAGAAACCACTGCACTCACCGCCATGACCGCCTTACAGGTACGTTTCGGCGATTTGGGGTAA
- the endA gene encoding deoxyribonuclease I has product MVRKILAIAAVGAGLFSAAALSQNINNFSQAKAAAVEINRDAPGSFYCGCKITWQGKKGTPDLKSCGYQVRKNEQRASRIEWEHVVPAWQFGHQRQCWQDGGRKNCNSDPVYREIETDLHNLQPAIGEVNGDRGNAMYGQWNGGASQYGQCEMKVDFKNNLAEPPARARGQIARTYFYMRDRYQLRLSSQQTQLFEAWDKQYPVTQWECTRNQRIAAKQGNPNPYVQQACQR; this is encoded by the coding sequence ATGGTACGCAAAATTCTCGCTATCGCCGCCGTTGGCGCGGGTCTATTTTCAGCTGCCGCGCTGAGCCAAAACATCAATAATTTTTCGCAGGCAAAAGCCGCCGCTGTCGAAATTAATCGGGACGCACCGGGTTCGTTCTACTGCGGCTGTAAGATTACGTGGCAGGGCAAGAAAGGCACACCCGATCTTAAGTCCTGCGGCTATCAGGTCAGAAAGAATGAACAACGTGCCAGCCGTATTGAGTGGGAGCATGTTGTGCCCGCTTGGCAGTTCGGCCACCAACGCCAATGCTGGCAGGATGGCGGCAGAAAGAACTGTAACAGCGACCCCGTCTACCGAGAGATAGAAACGGATTTGCATAACCTGCAACCCGCTATCGGCGAGGTCAACGGCGATCGCGGCAATGCCATGTATGGGCAGTGGAACGGCGGTGCATCCCAATATGGTCAATGCGAGATGAAGGTCGACTTCAAAAACAATCTGGCAGAACCGCCAGCTCGCGCCCGCGGCCAGATCGCTCGTACCTATTTCTACATGCGCGACCGCTATCAGTTACGCCTTTCCAGCCAGCAGACTCAGCTGTTCGAAGCCTGGGATAAGCAATACCCCGTCACGCAGTGGGAATGTACCCGCAATCAACGCATCGCCGCAAAGCAGGGAAACCCAAATCCCTACGTTCAACAGGCTTGCCAGCGCTAG